The following proteins are encoded in a genomic region of Nocardioides renjunii:
- a CDS encoding cupin domain-containing protein codes for MSYPPPIYHGDSGEVSAHVVRAAVEPAVVYPNGNKVFYLARGTETTGTFGLYRWEFAGPESGPGAHFHRTITESFYVLEGTVSIYDGTDWVKTHAGDFAHVPAGGIHGFRNEDGAAKMLLHFAPGAPREAYFEGLAAGIGDFDEDAYDRFMREHDNTWL; via the coding sequence GTGAGCTATCCGCCGCCGATCTACCACGGCGACTCCGGCGAGGTCTCCGCCCACGTGGTGCGGGCGGCGGTCGAGCCGGCCGTCGTCTACCCCAACGGCAACAAGGTGTTCTACCTCGCCAGGGGCACCGAGACCACGGGGACGTTCGGCCTCTACCGCTGGGAGTTCGCCGGGCCCGAGAGCGGTCCCGGCGCCCACTTCCACCGCACGATCACCGAGTCGTTCTACGTCCTCGAGGGGACCGTCTCGATCTACGACGGCACGGACTGGGTGAAGACCCACGCGGGCGACTTCGCCCACGTGCCCGCCGGGGGCATCCACGGCTTCCGCAACGAGGACGGCGCGGCGAAGATGCTGCTCCACTTCGCGCCGGGCGCCCCGCGGGAGGCCTACTTCGAGGGACTGGCCGCGGGGATCGGCGACTTCGACGAGGACGCCTACGATCGGTTCATGCGCGAGCACGACAACACCTGGCTCTGA
- a CDS encoding AraC family transcriptional regulator → MAPRQPSPQEDTNRRMLRARDEMDRRYAEPLDVPTLAAIAHLSASQFGRVFKEVYGETPHRYLQRRRVERAMTLLRQTDRPVTDVAWDVGFASLGTFSRTFSNIVGCSPTEFRARHAPVAVPSCFIAAWTRPRGGSSSASVTPPTTAVSEKHDHLVAD, encoded by the coding sequence ATGGCCCCGCGGCAGCCCTCCCCCCAGGAGGACACCAACCGGCGGATGCTCCGCGCCCGCGACGAGATGGACCGCCGCTACGCCGAGCCGCTCGACGTGCCGACGCTGGCCGCCATCGCCCACCTCTCCGCCTCGCAGTTCGGGCGGGTGTTCAAGGAGGTCTACGGCGAGACGCCGCACCGCTACCTGCAGCGGCGTCGCGTCGAGCGCGCGATGACCCTGCTGCGGCAGACCGACCGGCCCGTCACCGACGTCGCCTGGGACGTCGGCTTCGCGAGCCTCGGCACGTTCAGCCGCACGTTCAGCAACATCGTGGGCTGCTCACCGACCGAGTTCCGCGCCCGTCACGCCCCGGTCGCGGTGCCGTCCTGCTTCATCGCGGCGTGGACGCGGCCCCGCGGAGGGTCGAGCAGCGCCTCGGTCACACCGCCGACGACAGCGGTTTCGGAGAAGCACGACCACCTCGTGGCTGACTAG
- a CDS encoding VOC family protein, producing MTTNHITSLHIRSVPVLDQDEALDFYTTHLGFEVRDDIDLGFMRWLTVGVPGQDTSLLLELVGGPQHDESTATQVRELVTKGALGGLFLHSSDVHATYASLRDAGVEVTQEPVEQPYGTDFGIRDPFGNHVRISQPNGAGTTEVQETYDAAGTQ from the coding sequence ATGACCACCAACCACATCACCAGCCTCCACATCCGCAGCGTGCCCGTGCTCGACCAGGACGAGGCGCTCGACTTCTACACGACCCACCTCGGCTTCGAGGTGCGCGACGACATCGACCTCGGCTTCATGCGCTGGCTCACCGTCGGCGTCCCCGGGCAGGACACGTCCCTGCTCCTCGAGCTCGTCGGCGGACCCCAGCACGACGAGTCCACCGCCACGCAGGTGCGCGAGCTCGTCACCAAGGGCGCGCTCGGCGGGCTCTTCCTGCACAGCAGCGACGTGCACGCGACGTACGCCTCGCTCCGCGACGCCGGCGTGGAGGTCACCCAGGAGCCGGTCGAGCAGCCCTACGGCACCGACTTCGGGATCCGCGACCCCTTCGGCAACCACGTCCGCATCAGCCAGCCCAACGGCGCCGGCACCACCGAGGTCCAGGAGACCTACGACGCGGCGGGCACGCAGTGA
- a CDS encoding protein-L-isoaspartate O-methyltransferase family protein: MDAVTAAFAATPRRDFLPPGARAQEAYDGPLRIAAGQTNSQPATVEAMLRLLDVRAGQRVLDVGSGSGWTTALLAHLVGPAGSVLGVELEPELVAFGATNLARSDRPWASIRAAAPGVLGDPDGAPYDRVLVSAEPDELPEALVDQLGDDGVLVIPVAGTMLRVANPGRAVTEHGRYRFVPLR, from the coding sequence ATGGACGCCGTCACCGCCGCCTTCGCCGCGACCCCGCGGCGGGACTTCCTCCCGCCCGGGGCGCGGGCGCAGGAGGCGTACGACGGTCCGCTGCGGATCGCGGCCGGTCAGACCAACTCCCAGCCGGCCACCGTCGAGGCGATGCTGCGGCTGCTCGACGTCCGCGCCGGGCAGCGGGTCCTCGACGTCGGGTCGGGGTCGGGCTGGACCACCGCCCTGCTGGCCCACCTGGTCGGACCCGCGGGATCCGTGCTCGGCGTCGAGCTCGAGCCCGAGCTGGTCGCCTTCGGCGCCACCAACCTCGCGCGGTCCGACCGCCCGTGGGCCTCGATCCGGGCGGCTGCCCCGGGGGTGCTCGGCGATCCCGACGGGGCGCCGTACGACCGGGTGCTGGTCTCCGCGGAGCCGGACGAGCTGCCGGAGGCGCTCGTCGACCAGCTCGGCGACGACGGCGTGCTCGTCATCCCCGTCGCGGGCACGATGCTGCGGGTCGCCAACCCCGGGCGGGCCGTGACCGAGCACGGGCGCTACCGCTTCGTGCCGCTGCGCTGA